One Spiribacter halobius DNA segment encodes these proteins:
- the murG gene encoding undecaprenyldiphospho-muramoylpentapeptide beta-N-acetylglucosaminyltransferase: MSAAPVMILAGGTGGHVFPALAVAEALAAHAVPVVWMGTARGLESRVVPAAGITLEPLSVRGLRGKGRLGWLTAPLMLARALFQALAVLRRHRPRAVLGMGGYVAGPGAVAAWLLRRPLVIHEQNAIPGFTNRHLARLARAVLTGFDRPFPGAPAARFVGNPVRRAIAELPPPEVRMAGREGPLQVLVVGGSLGALALNRAVPAALAALPAGQRPRIRHQAGERTQAVADEAYASHGVDAEVVAFIEDMAEAYAWADLVICRAGALTVSELAAAGVAALFVPFPHAVDDHQAANAAFLVDAGAAEMVREAEIPEGRLEAALTGLLGDRAGLLERARRARALGRPQAAEMVAQTCLEVAP; this comes from the coding sequence TGGGCACCGCCCGCGGCCTCGAGAGCCGGGTGGTACCAGCGGCCGGCATTACCCTGGAGCCGCTCAGCGTGCGCGGGCTGCGCGGCAAGGGCCGGCTGGGCTGGCTGACGGCACCCCTCATGCTGGCACGGGCGCTGTTTCAGGCGCTGGCGGTGCTGCGCCGCCACCGCCCGCGCGCCGTGCTCGGCATGGGTGGCTATGTGGCGGGTCCGGGCGCGGTGGCCGCCTGGCTGCTGCGCCGGCCGCTGGTCATCCACGAGCAGAACGCCATTCCCGGCTTTACCAACCGCCATCTCGCGCGCCTCGCGCGGGCCGTGCTCACCGGTTTCGACCGACCGTTTCCGGGCGCACCCGCGGCACGCTTCGTGGGCAATCCGGTGCGTCGGGCCATCGCCGAGCTGCCGCCGCCGGAGGTCCGCATGGCGGGGCGCGAGGGCCCGCTGCAGGTGCTGGTGGTGGGCGGCAGCCTCGGGGCATTGGCGCTGAACCGTGCCGTGCCCGCCGCGCTGGCCGCGTTGCCGGCGGGGCAGCGCCCGCGGATCCGCCACCAGGCCGGCGAGCGCACCCAGGCCGTGGCGGATGAGGCCTACGCCAGTCACGGCGTCGACGCCGAGGTGGTGGCCTTCATCGAGGACATGGCCGAGGCCTACGCCTGGGCGGATCTGGTCATCTGCCGGGCCGGCGCGCTCACCGTCTCCGAGCTTGCCGCCGCCGGCGTGGCGGCGCTGTTCGTGCCCTTCCCGCATGCGGTGGACGACCATCAGGCCGCCAACGCGGCCTTCCTGGTGGACGCCGGGGCGGCGGAGATGGTGCGCGAGGCGGAGATTCCGGAGGGCCGGCTCGAGGCCGCGCTGACCGGGCTGCTCGGCGACCGGGCCGGTCTGCTGGAGCGGGCCCGGCGCGCGCGGGCCCTGGGGCGGCCGCAGGCGGCGGAGATGGTCGCGCAGACCTGCCTGGAGGTAGCGCCATGA
- the murC gene encoding UDP-N-acetylmuramate--L-alanine ligase: MSGEAIDPRLGGPGAMGRVQRLHFVGIGGAGMGGIAEVLLNLGYQVSGSDLRENPVTRHLADLGAAVHIGHDAGHVEGADAVVISSAVTGDNPEVQAARERRLPVVPRAEMLAELMRFRYGIAVAGTHGKTTTTSLVASILAEAGLDPTFVIGGRLNSAASHARLGAGRYLVAEADESDASFLYLNPMMAVVTNIDADHLGTYEGDFQRLRATFLEFLHHLPFYGLAVLCEDDPEVRALLPSLSRPVRTYGFAEGADLRAVDVSQDGMRSRFRVLAPDGDALDVELNLPGRHNVLNALAAIAVARELGVEDAAIARALAGFAGIGRRFQVYGPVALPRGTVELVDDYGHHPREIAAVLQALRAGWPGRRVLVAFQPHRYSRTRDLFEDFARVLSQADALVVSEVYPAGEAPLPGADGRSLCRAIRLRGQVDPVFAGSVAELETLLADVAEPGDLVVTLGAGSIGGVGPALLERYGPGGTP, encoded by the coding sequence ATGAGCGGCGAGGCCATCGACCCCCGGCTCGGCGGCCCCGGTGCCATGGGTCGGGTGCAGCGGCTGCACTTCGTCGGCATCGGCGGCGCCGGCATGGGCGGTATCGCCGAGGTGCTGCTGAATCTCGGCTATCAGGTGAGCGGCTCCGACCTGCGGGAGAATCCGGTGACCCGGCATCTGGCGGACCTGGGCGCCGCCGTGCACATCGGTCATGACGCGGGCCACGTCGAGGGCGCCGACGCCGTGGTGATCTCCAGTGCCGTCACCGGCGACAACCCCGAGGTGCAGGCGGCCCGCGAGCGGCGTCTGCCGGTGGTGCCGCGGGCGGAGATGCTCGCGGAGCTGATGCGCTTCCGCTACGGCATCGCCGTCGCCGGCACCCATGGCAAGACCACCACCACGAGCCTGGTGGCGAGCATCCTCGCCGAGGCGGGGCTCGATCCCACCTTCGTCATCGGCGGGCGGCTGAACAGCGCCGCAAGCCATGCCCGCCTCGGCGCCGGCCGCTATCTGGTGGCGGAGGCCGACGAGAGCGACGCCTCGTTCCTCTATCTCAACCCGATGATGGCGGTGGTCACCAATATCGACGCCGACCACCTCGGTACCTACGAGGGCGACTTCCAGCGCCTGCGCGCGACCTTCCTGGAGTTCCTGCATCACCTGCCGTTCTACGGCCTCGCGGTGCTCTGCGAGGACGACCCGGAGGTGCGCGCGCTGCTGCCCTCGCTGAGCCGCCCGGTGCGCACCTACGGCTTTGCCGAGGGCGCCGATCTGCGGGCGGTGGACGTCAGCCAGGACGGCATGCGCAGCCGCTTCCGGGTGCTGGCCCCGGACGGCGACGCCCTCGACGTGGAGCTCAATCTGCCGGGGCGGCACAACGTCCTCAATGCCCTCGCGGCCATCGCGGTGGCGCGCGAGCTGGGCGTCGAGGACGCGGCCATCGCCCGGGCGCTGGCGGGCTTCGCCGGCATCGGCCGGCGCTTCCAGGTCTACGGCCCGGTGGCGCTGCCCCGCGGCACGGTGGAGCTGGTGGACGACTATGGCCACCACCCGCGGGAGATCGCGGCGGTACTCCAGGCCCTCCGTGCCGGCTGGCCGGGGCGCCGGGTGCTGGTGGCCTTCCAGCCGCACCGCTACAGCCGCACGCGCGATCTGTTCGAGGACTTCGCCCGCGTGCTCTCCCAGGCCGACGCCCTGGTGGTGAGCGAGGTGTACCCGGCCGGGGAGGCGCCGCTGCCGGGCGCTGACGGCCGCAGCCTGTGCCGCGCCATCCGGCTCCGGGGTCAGGTGGATCCGGTGTTCGCCGGCAGCGTCGCGGAGCTGGAGACGCTGCTGGCGGACGTCGCCGAGCCCGGGGATCTGGTGGTGACGCTGGGCGCCGGCAGCATCGGCGGTGTCGGCCCCGCCCTGCTCGAGCGCTACGGGCCCGGGGGGACGCCATGA
- the murB gene encoding UDP-N-acetylmuramate dehydrogenase codes for MTRLRGRLRHDEPLARYTTWRVGGPAERLFEPADAADLAAYLHARPDDEPLFWLGLGSNLLVRDGGLRGSVIRTQRGLGALQELPDGGVRAGAGVPCAKLARLCSRRGLVGAAFFAGIPGTVGGALAMNAGAWGGETWTHVESVETVDRSGACRERGPEAFQVGYRRVEGNPGEWFTAATFRFRPGGDPGALASRVRELLAERAERQPTGLASGGSVFRNPPGDHAARLIEAAGLKGTVRGGARISEKHANFIVHEGDATAADIEALIELARERVAAVHGVTLEPEVRIVGEARVHD; via the coding sequence ATGACCCGTCTGCGCGGACGCCTGCGCCACGACGAGCCCCTCGCGCGCTACACCACCTGGCGCGTGGGCGGTCCGGCGGAGCGGCTGTTCGAGCCGGCGGATGCGGCCGATCTGGCCGCCTATCTGCACGCCCGTCCGGACGACGAGCCGCTGTTCTGGCTTGGCCTCGGCAGCAATCTGCTGGTGCGAGACGGCGGTCTGCGCGGCTCGGTGATCCGCACCCAGCGGGGGCTGGGCGCGCTGCAGGAGCTCCCCGACGGCGGCGTGCGGGCCGGTGCCGGCGTGCCCTGCGCCAAGCTCGCCCGGCTCTGCAGCCGCCGCGGGCTCGTCGGTGCGGCCTTTTTCGCCGGCATTCCCGGCACCGTGGGCGGGGCGCTCGCCATGAACGCCGGCGCCTGGGGCGGCGAGACCTGGACGCATGTGGAGAGCGTGGAGACGGTGGACCGCAGCGGCGCCTGCCGCGAGCGCGGGCCGGAGGCGTTCCAGGTCGGTTACCGGCGGGTCGAGGGCAACCCCGGCGAGTGGTTCACCGCCGCCACCTTCCGTTTCCGCCCGGGGGGCGATCCGGGGGCGCTGGCGAGCCGCGTTCGCGAGCTCCTCGCCGAGCGCGCCGAGCGCCAGCCCACGGGCCTCGCCAGCGGCGGCTCGGTGTTCCGCAACCCGCCCGGGGACCACGCCGCGCGCCTGATCGAGGCCGCCGGCCTGAAGGGCACGGTCCGTGGCGGCGCCCGCATCTCCGAGAAACACGCGAATTTCATCGTCCACGAGGGCGACGCCACGGCGGCGGACATCGAGGCCCTGATCGAGCTGGCCCGGGAGCGGGTGGCGGCGGTGCACGGGGTCACGCTGGAGCCCGAGGTGCGCATCGTGGGGGAGGCGAGAGTCCATGACTGA
- a CDS encoding D-alanine--D-alanine ligase encodes MTESRTPTVAAMGRVAVLAGGGSAERPISLKSGGECLRALQALGVAAEHFDPAERPLAELAGFDRAFIALHGRGGEDGVIQGALEALGVPYTGSGVLGSAIGMDKLRSKLVWKGLGLSTPEHRVPASAEALPEVIDALGLPLFVKPVREGSSLGTTRVDDAAALRTAWEAARRYDAEVLVEPCVVGEEYTVAVLDGEALPAIRIEAEGRFYDFEAKYQSEATRMVIPCGLAASEEAALGELALAAFDAIGASGWGRVDVMRDGAGRFWLLEVNTIPGMTDHSLVPAAARARGLDMAALVWRILLTSRRPGEG; translated from the coding sequence ATGACTGAATCGAGGACACCCACGGTCGCCGCGATGGGGCGCGTTGCCGTGCTCGCCGGCGGTGGCTCGGCGGAGCGGCCCATTTCGCTCAAGAGCGGCGGCGAGTGTCTGCGTGCGCTCCAGGCCCTGGGCGTTGCCGCCGAGCATTTCGACCCGGCTGAACGCCCCCTCGCCGAGCTCGCCGGGTTCGATCGCGCGTTCATCGCCCTGCACGGCCGCGGCGGCGAGGACGGCGTCATCCAGGGGGCGCTGGAGGCCCTGGGCGTGCCCTACACCGGCAGCGGCGTGCTCGGCTCGGCCATCGGCATGGACAAGCTGCGCAGCAAGCTGGTCTGGAAGGGGCTCGGCCTGTCGACGCCGGAGCACCGGGTGCCCGCCAGCGCCGAGGCGCTGCCGGAGGTGATCGATGCGCTCGGTCTGCCGCTGTTCGTCAAGCCCGTCCGCGAGGGCTCGAGCCTCGGCACGACCCGGGTGGACGACGCGGCGGCCCTGCGCACCGCCTGGGAGGCGGCGCGACGCTATGACGCCGAGGTGCTGGTGGAGCCCTGCGTGGTGGGCGAGGAGTACACCGTCGCGGTGCTGGACGGCGAGGCACTGCCCGCCATCCGCATCGAGGCCGAGGGGCGCTTCTACGACTTCGAGGCCAAGTACCAGTCCGAGGCGACGCGCATGGTCATCCCCTGCGGCCTGGCGGCGAGCGAAGAGGCGGCGCTCGGCGAGCTCGCACTCGCCGCGTTCGACGCCATCGGCGCCTCCGGCTGGGGGCGGGTGGACGTGATGCGCGACGGCGCCGGGCGTTTCTGGCTGCTCGAGGTGAACACCATCCCGGGCATGACCGACCACTCGCTGGTGCCCGCGGCAGCGCGGGCAAGGGGGTTGGATATGGCAGCGCTGGTCTGGCGGATCCTGCTGACGAGCCGGAGGCCGGGTGAGGGCTGA
- a CDS encoding cell division protein FtsQ/DivIB — protein sequence MAAVADWNGEPEAPRASVRAGARLLLWLALALVLASGLSLALEHWLPERWFPLAAVRFDGDLSRVREADLRAAVAPHLDAGLLSVDVGALRGAVEALPWVSGAAVRRVWPDAVRITVTEQVPVALWGGGALMNADGEVFRPERLPQGLPRLAGPPGSADRVLTRFRELRPRLAAVGLETRGLTLDERRSWTVHLAGDASLRLGREQVAERMARFLAAWPRIAPEPGRRLVAADLRYPNGFALQWQDPVSAKGESRGD from the coding sequence ATGGCGGCCGTGGCGGACTGGAACGGCGAGCCGGAGGCGCCGCGGGCGTCGGTGCGCGCCGGCGCCCGGCTGCTGCTGTGGCTGGCGCTGGCCCTGGTGCTGGCCAGCGGGCTGTCGCTGGCGCTGGAGCACTGGCTGCCGGAGCGCTGGTTTCCGCTGGCGGCTGTGCGCTTCGACGGCGATCTGAGCCGGGTGCGGGAGGCGGATCTGCGGGCCGCGGTGGCGCCGCATCTGGATGCCGGCCTGCTGAGCGTGGACGTGGGCGCGCTGCGGGGCGCCGTCGAGGCCCTGCCCTGGGTGTCCGGAGCTGCGGTGCGCCGGGTCTGGCCGGATGCGGTCCGCATCACGGTGACCGAGCAGGTGCCGGTGGCGCTCTGGGGCGGCGGCGCGCTGATGAACGCGGACGGGGAGGTGTTCCGCCCGGAGCGGCTGCCCCAGGGGCTGCCCCGGCTGGCCGGCCCGCCGGGCAGCGCCGATCGGGTGCTGACGCGCTTCCGCGAGCTGCGCCCGCGGCTGGCCGCGGTGGGGCTGGAGACCCGCGGCCTGACGCTGGACGAGCGTCGCTCCTGGACCGTGCACCTCGCGGGCGACGCGTCGCTGCGACTCGGCCGGGAGCAGGTGGCCGAGCGTATGGCCCGTTTCCTGGCGGCGTGGCCGCGCATCGCCCCGGAGCCGGGGCGGCGGCTCGTCGCGGCGGACCTGCGCTATCCCAATGGTTTCGCCCTGCAATGGCAGGACCCGGTTTCGGCAAAGGGGGAGTCCCGAGGGGACTGA
- the ftsA gene encoding cell division protein FtsA, with the protein MTRKQERNLLVGLDIGTSKVVAIVGEMQSTGDVEVIGIGSHPSRGLKKGVVVNIESTVQSIQRAVEEAELMAGCQIHSVYAGIAGSHVRSLNSHGIVAIRDKEVTQSDVDRVIDAARAVAIPADQKILHILPQEFIIDSQEGVREPVGMSGVRLEAKVHMVTGAVSAAQNIIKCVRRCGLEVDDVILEQLASSHAVLTDDEKELGVCLVDIGGGTTDIAVFTDGAIRHTAVIPIAGDQVTNDIAVALRTPTQHAEEIKVRYACALSQLAGAEETIEVPSVGDRPPRRLSRQTLAEVVEPRYEELMTLVQAELRRSGFEDLIAAGIVLTGGSAKMEGAIDLAEEVFHMPVRLGLPQHMTGLTDVVRNPIYATGVGLLHFGHRHRGQMSAELANPEGGFAALWSRMKSWFQGNF; encoded by the coding sequence ATGACGCGCAAACAGGAACGCAATCTGCTGGTGGGCCTCGACATTGGCACCTCGAAGGTGGTCGCCATCGTCGGCGAGATGCAGTCCACCGGCGACGTCGAGGTGATCGGCATCGGCTCGCACCCCTCGCGTGGCCTGAAGAAGGGGGTGGTGGTCAACATCGAGTCCACGGTGCAGTCGATCCAGCGCGCGGTGGAGGAGGCCGAGCTCATGGCCGGCTGCCAGATCCACTCGGTGTATGCGGGCATCGCCGGCAGCCACGTGCGCTCGCTGAACAGCCACGGCATCGTCGCCATCCGCGACAAGGAGGTGACCCAGAGCGACGTCGACCGGGTGATCGACGCCGCCCGCGCCGTGGCCATCCCGGCGGACCAGAAGATCCTCCACATCCTGCCGCAGGAATTCATCATCGACAGCCAGGAGGGCGTGCGCGAGCCGGTGGGGATGTCCGGCGTGCGCCTCGAGGCCAAGGTGCACATGGTCACCGGGGCAGTGAGCGCAGCCCAGAACATCATCAAGTGCGTGCGCCGCTGTGGGCTCGAGGTGGACGACGTCATCCTCGAGCAGCTCGCCTCGAGCCATGCCGTGCTCACCGACGACGAGAAGGAGCTCGGCGTCTGCCTGGTGGACATCGGCGGCGGCACCACGGACATCGCCGTGTTCACTGACGGCGCGATTCGCCACACCGCGGTGATCCCCATCGCTGGCGATCAGGTCACCAACGACATCGCCGTGGCCCTGCGCACGCCCACCCAGCACGCGGAAGAGATCAAGGTGCGCTACGCCTGCGCGCTGTCCCAGCTCGCCGGCGCCGAGGAGACCATCGAGGTGCCCTCGGTGGGGGACCGGCCGCCGCGGCGGCTCTCGCGCCAGACCCTGGCCGAGGTGGTGGAGCCCCGCTACGAGGAGCTGATGACCCTGGTACAGGCGGAGCTGCGGCGCAGCGGCTTCGAGGACCTGATCGCCGCCGGCATCGTGCTTACCGGCGGCAGCGCCAAGATGGAGGGCGCCATCGACCTCGCCGAGGAGGTCTTCCACATGCCCGTGCGGCTGGGCCTGCCCCAGCACATGACCGGGCTCACCGACGTGGTCCGCAACCCGATCTACGCCACCGGCGTCGGGCTGCTGCATTTCGGCCATCGCCACCGCGGCCAGATGAGCGCGGAGCTGGCCAACCCGGAGGGCGGCTTCGCCGCGCTCTGGTCGCGCATGAAGAGCTGGTTTCAGGGAAATTTCTGA
- the ftsZ gene encoding cell division protein FtsZ, whose amino-acid sequence MFELMDSFSQNAVIKVIGVGGGGGNAVQHMVSADVEGVDFICANTDAQALKNSSARTALQLGSGITKGLGAGANPEVGRDAAEQDRERIAEVLEGADMVFITAGMGGGTGTGAAPVVAQIAKEMGILTVAVVTKPFPFEGAKRMSVAKEGIRELSRHVDSLITIPNEKLLSVLGKELTLLNAFKSANDVLLGAVKGIAELITRPGLINVDFADVRTVMSEMGMAVMGSGQASGEGRAREAAERAIACPLLEDANIAGAHGILVNVTAGLDLSIGEFDEVGNAVKEFASDDATVVVGTVIDPELENELRVTVVATGLGMPQSAQEPVAPAQTVARKASGEVDYGQLERPTVIRKKAANDRHPVQGEGDMDYLDIPAFLRRQAD is encoded by the coding sequence ATGTTCGAACTAATGGACTCCTTCAGCCAGAACGCCGTGATCAAGGTCATCGGCGTCGGCGGTGGCGGCGGCAACGCCGTCCAGCACATGGTCTCGGCGGACGTGGAGGGCGTGGACTTCATCTGCGCCAACACCGACGCCCAGGCCCTCAAGAACAGCTCGGCGCGCACCGCGCTCCAGCTCGGCTCCGGCATCACCAAGGGGCTCGGCGCCGGTGCCAACCCGGAGGTGGGCCGCGACGCCGCCGAGCAGGATCGGGAGCGCATCGCGGAGGTGCTCGAGGGCGCCGACATGGTGTTCATCACCGCCGGCATGGGTGGCGGCACCGGTACCGGCGCGGCGCCGGTGGTGGCGCAGATCGCCAAGGAGATGGGCATCCTCACGGTGGCCGTGGTCACCAAGCCGTTCCCGTTCGAGGGTGCCAAGCGCATGAGCGTGGCCAAGGAGGGGATCCGTGAGCTGTCCCGTCACGTGGACTCGCTGATCACCATCCCCAACGAGAAGCTGCTCTCGGTGCTCGGCAAGGAGCTGACGCTGCTGAACGCCTTCAAGAGCGCCAACGACGTGCTTCTGGGGGCGGTCAAGGGCATTGCCGAGCTGATCACCCGCCCGGGGCTGATCAACGTCGACTTCGCCGACGTGCGCACCGTGATGTCCGAAATGGGCATGGCGGTCATGGGCTCAGGCCAGGCCAGCGGCGAGGGCCGCGCCCGCGAGGCCGCGGAGCGGGCCATCGCCTGCCCCCTGCTGGAGGACGCCAACATTGCCGGCGCCCACGGCATCCTGGTGAACGTCACCGCAGGGCTGGATCTGTCCATCGGCGAGTTCGACGAGGTGGGCAACGCGGTCAAGGAGTTTGCCTCGGACGACGCCACCGTCGTCGTGGGCACGGTGATCGACCCCGAGCTGGAGAACGAGCTGCGGGTGACCGTGGTCGCCACCGGCCTCGGCATGCCGCAGTCGGCGCAGGAGCCGGTGGCCCCGGCCCAGACGGTGGCCCGCAAGGCGAGCGGGGAAGTGGACTACGGGCAGCTGGAGCGGCCGACGGTGATCCGCAAGAAGGCTGCCAACGACCGCCATCCGGTGCAGGGCGAGGGCGACATGGACTACCTCGACATCCCCGCGTTCCTGCGGCGCCAGGCGGACTGA
- the lpxC gene encoding UDP-3-O-acyl-N-acetylglucosamine deacetylase yields the protein MIRQRTLKNSIRATGVGLHTGVKVYLTLRPAAPNTGIRFCRVDLPEPVEIPAHPENVGDTVLSTCLVKDGVRVATVEHLLSAMAGLGIDNAYVDLSAPEVPIMDGSAGPFVFLIRSAGILEQEAPKRFVRILEPLRVDGEDGKWVSFEPYEGFKVGYTLEFDHPVFKSGSRSAEVDFSSTSFVKEVSRARTFGFMRDIEHLRQNNLALGGSLDNAIVVDDYRILNEDGLRYHDEFAKHKILDAIGDLYQLNRSVIGAFHGHKSGHEMNNRLLRAMLQRDSAWEEVTFEDTENVPIAFDRPVPVA from the coding sequence ATGATCCGACAAAGAACCCTTAAGAACAGCATCCGGGCCACCGGCGTCGGCCTGCATACGGGGGTCAAGGTGTACCTCACCCTGCGCCCGGCTGCCCCGAACACCGGTATCCGCTTCTGTCGCGTGGACCTGCCCGAGCCGGTGGAGATACCGGCCCATCCGGAGAACGTGGGCGACACCGTGCTCTCCACCTGCCTGGTGAAGGACGGCGTTCGCGTCGCCACGGTGGAGCATCTGCTCTCCGCCATGGCGGGGCTCGGCATCGACAACGCCTATGTGGACCTCTCGGCCCCCGAAGTGCCGATCATGGACGGCAGCGCCGGACCGTTCGTGTTCCTGATCCGCTCCGCGGGCATCCTCGAGCAGGAGGCGCCGAAGCGCTTCGTGCGCATCCTCGAGCCGCTGCGCGTGGATGGCGAGGACGGCAAATGGGTCAGCTTCGAGCCCTACGAGGGCTTCAAGGTGGGCTACACGCTGGAGTTCGACCACCCGGTGTTCAAATCCGGCTCGCGCAGCGCCGAGGTGGACTTCTCCTCGACTTCCTTCGTCAAGGAGGTGAGCCGCGCGCGGACCTTCGGCTTCATGCGCGACATCGAGCACCTGCGCCAGAACAACCTGGCCCTTGGCGGCAGCCTGGACAACGCCATCGTGGTGGATGACTACCGCATCCTGAACGAGGACGGCCTGCGCTACCACGACGAGTTCGCCAAGCACAAGATTCTCGACGCCATTGGCGACCTCTACCAGCTCAATCGCAGCGTCATCGGCGCCTTCCACGGCCACAAGTCGGGCCACGAGATGAACAACCGGCTCCTGCGCGCCATGCTCCAGCGGGACAGCGCCTGGGAGGAGGTCACCTTCGAGGACACCGAGAACGTCCCCATCGCCTTCGACCGCCCGGTGCCGGTGGCCTGA